From the Aquipuribacter hungaricus genome, one window contains:
- a CDS encoding ChaB family protein — protein MPKTTKAGTARQSELPSTLQRSDDKAQETWAKTYDSAEDTYDGDDSRAARVAWAAVKHTHEKVGDHWEPKEGGRKGPSDPQAAGGAGTDRPTRGGVDENATKAHLQEQAKRLGVPGRSRMTKPELVEALQKANDRETRRARED, from the coding sequence GTGCCCAAGACGACGAAGGCCGGGACGGCCAGGCAGTCGGAGCTGCCGAGCACGCTCCAGCGCAGCGACGACAAGGCCCAGGAGACGTGGGCGAAGACCTACGACTCCGCCGAGGACACCTACGACGGGGACGACTCCAGGGCCGCCCGCGTCGCGTGGGCCGCGGTCAAGCACACGCACGAGAAGGTCGGCGACCACTGGGAGCCCAAGGAGGGCGGCCGGAAGGGGCCGTCGGACCCGCAGGCGGCCGGCGGCGCAGGCACCGACCGCCCCACCCGCGGCGGTGTCGACGAGAACGCCACCAAGGCCCACCTGCAGGAGCAGGCCAAGCGCCTCGGCGTCCCGGGGAGGTCGCGGATGACCAAGCCCGAGCTCGTCGAGGCGCTGCAGAAGGCCAACGACCGCGAGACCCGCCGGGCGCGCGAGGACTGA
- a CDS encoding alpha-amylase family protein: protein MWWKTAVVYCLDVETFMDGDGDGTGDMVGLVRRLDHLVDLGVTCLWLMPFYPTAEKDDGYDITDFYGVDRRLGDHGDVVELVRAARDRGMRVIVDLVVNHTSNEHPWFQAALEGPDDPYRDFYVWRSDPPPDTSSEVVFPDEEGGIWTLDEPSGQWYLHRFYAHQPDLNVANPAVRAEILKVVGFWLELGISGFRMDAVPFLLQTDGLSTEELQSFPEPHDFLREVRQFVASRRGDAILLGEVNLPFEDQLTYFGGSEGNELDMQFDFIGMQRMYLSLARGDAQPIVTALKERPGLADRSQWATFVRNHDELTLDKLGRYERQEVFDAFGPEEEHQLFGRGLRRRLPPMLDGDQRRIRMVYSLLFAMPGTPVLFYGEEIGMGENLAADTRQAVRTPMQWSDGPNGGFSTAPPEALPNPVTTGAFGPQAVNVASQVDQPDSLLTFVSRLARRYRQSPELGRGEAEVLDVPQHHVLAHVMRYQGTAMLALHNFADEAVEVPVSFASDDHLGRLVDLLAPGSIELDADGAATVPLEGYGYRWLRLVTPSDHRLN from the coding sequence CTGTGGTGGAAGACCGCGGTCGTCTACTGCCTGGACGTCGAGACGTTCATGGACGGCGACGGCGACGGCACGGGCGACATGGTCGGCCTGGTCCGGCGCCTGGACCACCTCGTCGACCTCGGCGTCACGTGCCTGTGGCTCATGCCGTTCTACCCGACGGCCGAGAAGGACGACGGCTACGACATCACCGACTTCTACGGCGTCGACCGCCGGCTCGGGGACCACGGCGACGTCGTCGAGCTGGTCCGCGCCGCCCGTGATCGGGGCATGCGCGTCATCGTCGACCTCGTCGTCAACCACACCTCGAACGAGCACCCGTGGTTCCAGGCGGCGCTCGAGGGGCCGGACGACCCGTACCGGGACTTCTACGTCTGGCGCTCGGACCCGCCGCCGGACACCTCCTCCGAGGTCGTCTTCCCCGACGAGGAGGGCGGGATCTGGACCCTCGACGAGCCCAGCGGCCAGTGGTACCTGCACCGGTTCTACGCCCACCAGCCCGACCTCAACGTCGCCAACCCGGCGGTGCGCGCGGAGATCCTCAAGGTCGTCGGCTTCTGGCTGGAGCTGGGCATCTCGGGCTTCCGGATGGACGCCGTGCCGTTCCTCCTGCAGACCGACGGGCTGAGCACCGAGGAGCTCCAGAGCTTCCCCGAGCCGCACGACTTCCTGCGCGAGGTGCGCCAGTTCGTCGCCTCGCGGCGCGGCGACGCCATCCTGCTCGGCGAGGTCAACCTGCCCTTCGAGGACCAGCTGACGTACTTCGGCGGGTCCGAGGGCAACGAGCTCGACATGCAGTTCGACTTCATCGGGATGCAGCGGATGTACCTGTCGCTCGCCCGCGGCGACGCGCAGCCGATCGTCACCGCGCTCAAGGAGCGCCCCGGTCTGGCGGACCGGTCGCAGTGGGCGACGTTCGTCCGCAACCACGACGAGCTCACGCTGGACAAGCTCGGCCGGTACGAGCGCCAGGAGGTGTTCGACGCCTTCGGCCCGGAGGAGGAGCACCAGCTGTTCGGGCGCGGGCTGCGGCGCCGGCTGCCCCCGATGCTCGACGGGGACCAGCGCCGGATCCGGATGGTCTACTCGTTGCTGTTCGCCATGCCCGGCACCCCGGTGCTGTTCTACGGCGAGGAGATCGGCATGGGCGAGAACCTCGCCGCCGACACCCGCCAGGCGGTCCGCACGCCGATGCAGTGGTCCGACGGCCCCAACGGCGGCTTCTCCACCGCGCCGCCCGAGGCGCTGCCGAACCCCGTGACGACCGGCGCCTTCGGCCCGCAGGCGGTCAACGTCGCCTCGCAGGTCGACCAGCCGGACTCGCTGCTGACGTTCGTCTCGCGCCTGGCGCGGCGCTACCGGCAGTCGCCCGAGCTCGGCCGCGGCGAGGCCGAGGTGCTCGACGTGCCGCAGCACCACGTGCTCGCCCACGTCATGCGCTACCAGGGCACGGCGATGCTCGCGCTGCACAACTTCGCGGACGAGGCCGTCGAGGTGCCGGTCTCCTTCGCCTCCGACGACCACCTGGGCCGGCTCGTCGACCTGCTGGCCCCCGGCAGCATCGAGCTCGACGCCGACGGGGCCGCGACGGTCCCGCTCGAGGGGTACGGCTACCGCTGGCTGCGGCTCGTGACCCCGTCGGACCACCGGCTCAACTGA